Proteins encoded by one window of Scatophagus argus isolate fScaArg1 chromosome 8, fScaArg1.pri, whole genome shotgun sequence:
- the trappc6b gene encoding trafficking protein particle complex subunit 6b: protein MADEAPLQFLHYEVIQYIYKSAENGETDNGRNITKLENMGFRVGQGLIERLTKDTARFKDELDVMKFVCKDFWTCVFKKQIDNLRTNHQGIYVLQDNKFQLLNQLSVGKQYLEQAPKYLAFTCGLVRGALANLGVKSIVTAEVSVMPACKFQVMIQKM from the exons atggCAGACGAAGCTCCTCTTCAGTTTTTACATTACGAAGTCATTCAGTACATTTACAAGTCAGCTGAAAACGGAGAGACG GATAATGGAAGAAACATCACCAAACTGGAAAATATGGGTTTTAGAGTCGGCCAAGGGCTAATAGAAAG ACTGACCAAAGACACAGCACGGTTCAAAGACGAGCTGGACGTCATGAAGTTCGTCTGTAAAGACTTCTGGACCTGTGTGTTCAAGAAGCAAATTGACAACCTTCGAACCAATCACCAG GGCATCTATGTTCTCCAGGACAACAAGTTCCAACTACTGAATCAGCTGTCAGTGGGGAAACAGTATCTGGAACAAGCCCCGAAG tatCTGGCCTTCACCTGTGGTCTAGTGAGAGGAGCTCTGGCCAACCTCGGTGTGAAGAGTATTGTGACAGCTGAGGTGTCCGTGATGCCTGCAT GTAAATTCCAGGTCATGATCCAGAAAATGTAG